One Natronomonas gomsonensis genomic window, GAGCGACGGCGACCGACTGACGGCGACCGTCACGCTTCGTGAGACGCCGTGGCACGACGGCGAGACGGTGACCGCAAACGACGTGGCGTTCACCTACGACTTCTTGGCCGACACGTCGCTCGGGAACTCCGAGACGGCCGTCCCGACACCGTGGCGACGGGGCCGTCTCTCGCTCGTCGAGTCCGTTCGAGCCAAAAACGACGAGGAGGTGCATATCACGTTCACGGCCTCGGAAATCGAGCCTGCACGGCGAGCGCTGGAGGTTCCCGTTCTCCCAGAACACATCTGGCGGGAACGGAGCGACACCGTCGACATCGCGGGCATCGACATCGCCGGTCAGACGACCGAGGCGCTGGTCTGGACCAACGAATCGCCCGTCGGGAGCGGACCGGTACAGTTCAGCGACGCCAGCGTCGACAGTTACCTCACGCTCGACGCCTTCCCGCAGCACTTCCTGCACGACGGCGATGCGACGGGAATCCCGGAGCGATTCGCCGACGGCGTTCCCTTCAGTCGACTCCGCATCACGGTCGTCCCATCCGACGACGCGGCCGTCGAACTGCTGGAATCGAACGATGCCGACGCGACGGTGAGCGGCGTGACCGCTTCGGTCGTGCCACGCATTGGCCGGAACGACGACATCGACCTCACGGTGGGCCGCTCGGAGACGTTCCACCACGTCGGCTACAACTGTCGACGGGCGCCGTTGTCGAACCCGCGGTTCCGCCGCACCGTCGCCCGGTTGCTCGACCGCGGCCACATCGTCAGAGACGCCTTCGAGGGGTACGCCAGCCCCTCGGAGACACCGTTGGGGGAGCCGTGGCAGCCCACTGAGTTGGAGTGGTCCGGTACGGCGTCGCTGCCGTTCCTCGGTGAGGACGGCAAACTCGACGTGCCGGCCGCACGGGAGGCGTTCCGTGACGCCGGCTACCAGTACGACGACAGCGACCGACTCGTCAGACGGGGGGCAGCGTAATGCTCGGCATCGTCCTCACACAACTGTTGCTTGTCGTGACGCTTTTGCTCGCCGCCGGGGCGGCGCTGTTCATCGGCCGAGATCGTCTTCAACAGACGCGTACGGAGTACCGCACGCGGCTCACGTCGATTTCGCCCTACATGGGACTGCTCGGCATCGTCCTCGTGGCGAACAAGGTCGCACGCGACATCGGCCCGGACATCTCGTGGGTCATCGGTTGGAACATCACGCCGTACATTCACGAACTCGACGGCCTGCTGTTGGCCCCGTTCTACCGAGGACAGGCCCCGCAGGTCGTCGTCTGGCTGCAGTCGATGGCGACGCCGGAGTTAACGCTGTACTTCACGTCCATCTACGTGTACGGCTACGTGTTCCTGTTGGCCTTCCCGGTGGTCGCGTACTTCGCGCTCCCGGACCCGCGGCCGCTCCGGCGAACCATCGTCGCCTACGGTGCGAACTACGTCATTGGCGTCACCTGCTACATCGTCTTCATCGCCTACGGACCCCGGAACCTCCTCTCGGAATCCGTCGAGGGACTGATGTTCAGCCACCACTCACAGTACCAGTTCCTCACGACGGCTATCAACTCCGAGACGAACGTGTTCCCCTCGCTGCACACGTCGATGGCAGTCACCGCACTCGTCCTCGCGTGGACGACTCACGACGAGTACCCGCGGTGGACACCCGTCGCCGCCCTTCTCGCCTCGAGCGTCGTGGTGGCGACGATGTATCTCGGGATTCACTGGGCAACGGACGTCATCTTCGGCATCCTCCTCGGCGTCGTAAGCGTCAAAATCGGACAGCGGATGGAGGAGAACCCACCGGAGTTCGTCCGACTACGTCGGTGGAGCCGAAGCCTTCAGAACCTCATGCCAACTCGCGCGAAATGACGGCTCGGAGGTCCGCGATGGCGTCGGCAGCGTAGTCGAGTTCGAAATCGCCGACGGTGAGTTCGAGTCGGCCCGTCTCCGTCGCTTCACCGAGTTTCTCGACCGGTGCGACGCCGTCGAAGCGCTCCCGAACCGACTCGGGGTCGGTCGTCTCGACGACGACGCGGCCGACGGCCTCCGAGAACAGCGCTTCGAGCGGCGACTTCTCCTCCGGTAGAGTCACGTCGGCACCGGCCTCGCCGACCATTTCGGCGAGCGTGACCGCGAGGCCGCCGTGGCTCACGTCGTGAGTCGAGTGCGTGGCGTCGTGTTCCGCCACATCCGCGATGGCCGCGACGGCATCGGCCGCGTTCTCGGGCACTGCCGGGAACCGGTCGGTGCCGCCGAACTGCGCCAGCAGTTCCGACCCGCCCAGCGAGCGGTCGTCGGAGCCACCAACGACCAAGAGCGTTCCCTCACTGTCGAGGGCGGAACTCGGCGCGTCGTAGCCGGCCTTCGTGCCCGCCATCGCGAGCGTCGGCGTCGGCGGAATCGGACCGGACGGGGAGTCGTTGTACAGCGAGACGTTGCCGCCGACGACGGGCACCTCAAGGTGCGAACACATGTCGGCGAGGCCGTCGACGATACCCTGAAAGCCGCCGTACACGTCCGGCTTTTCGGGGTTGCCACCGTTGAGACAGTCGACGGCCGCAAGCGGTGTCGTCCCCTTCGCCGCGAGGTTCGTAGCGTTCTCCAAGGCGATTGCACGGGCGCCCTCGTAAGGGGCGGTGTCGGTCCAGTTGGGGTCGGCACCCGACGTGAACCCGAGGCCGGTGCCGTTCTCTCGAATGGCCATCAGCGCCGCGTCGTCGCCGGGTTTCATCGCCGTCCGCGTGCCGACCTCGTGGTCGTACTGGCGGTACACCCACTCCTTCGAGGCGGTGTTCGGCGAGGCGACGATTGCCTCGAAGGCCTCGGTGGGGTCCACGTCGGGCAGGTCCCGTTCCGGTTGGGTCGGTTCGACGTGTGGTAGGTCGTTCATCGGCGCACCCTCCGCGAGGTAGTCGGCGTCGACATCGACGACGACCTCGCCGTCGAACTCACAGACGTAGTTGCCCTCGGTCACCTCGCCGATGACCGAACAGCCGAGGTCGTACTTTGCGGCGATTTCGGCGACGCGGTCGACGTCCTCCGGGCGGACCTCGTAGCACATCCGCTCTTGGGATTCCGCGAGCAGGATTTCCAGCGCGTTCATGTTCGGCTCGCGCTGGTGGACCGCCTCGAGGTCGATGTGAGCGCCGAGACCGCCCTTGGCGACGAGTTCGGAGGAAGCGCCGCCGAGCCCCGCCGCACCCAAATCGCGTGCAGCCCGCAACAGTCCCTCGTCGACCAACTCCTCGTTGGCCTCGATGAGTCGCTTTTCGGCGTAGGGGTCGCCGACCTGAACTGCGGGGCGGTCTTCGGTTTCGGCGTCCTCGGCGAGGTCCTCGCTGGCGAAGGAGGCGCCGCCGAGGCCGTCACGGCCCGTCGCGTTGCCGACCAAGACGAGTTTGTTGCCCGGCGTCTGGGCTTCGGCGGTGACGAGGCGCTCTTCGTTGGTCAGGCCGATGCAGGCGACGTTGACGAGCGGATTGCCCTCGTAGTCGTCGTGAAAGGCGACCGACCCAGTCACCGTCGGGACGCCAATACAGTTGCCGTAGTGGGAGATTCCCTCGACGACGCCCTCGAAGAGATATCGGGAGTGTTCGCGGTCGAAGTCGCCGAAGTAGAGGCTGTCGGCGAGCGCGATGGGATAGGCGCCCATCGACAGCGTGTCGCGGACGATGCCGCCGACGCCCGTCGCCGCGCCGTCGAACGGGTCGACGTAGGAGGGGTGGTTGTGGCTCTCGATACCCATCGTGATGTACGTCTCGCTGTTCTCGCCGGTTTCTGGGTCTGGAAGCGCGACAACGGCGGCGTCGTCGCCCGGCCCCACGACGACCTGGTCGCCCTCGCTGTCGAAGGCCGACAACAGCGGCCGCGAGGAGCGATAGGCACAGTGTTCGCTCCAGAGGTTCTCGAACAGCGTTTCCTCAGCGGGCGTTGGGTCTCGGCCCAGTTCCTCGACGACGAGTTCGCGGTCCGACGGCGCGAGTGGCATTCATCCGTATGCTTCTTTCGGGTGGATAAATCGCTTTTCATGTGCACGTTCGTGTATTACGATAGCCAGCCGAACGTCGTGTTAATCGTTAACGGTAGTTAGGAGACTAAATATTCTCGTCGACGTACCCCGACGGACATGACGACGCTCGCTCCGGCGAAGGCGGCCTGTGCCGACCGGGTTATCCGATTGGCACTCCTACAAGAAACAATGACGAACCGGGACGGAACCGACGGCGAGCGCCACCGAACGGCCGACCGGAACGGCCAGCCCCAGCAGTCGGTAGATGCTGCGGTTGCGGAGACCGAGGAGTTTCCGACGGCGACCGAACCCAAACACGGCACGTCGGAACGAGCGGCGTCACGGGAGACGGCAATCACGGTCGAGGGGTTGACGAAACGCTTCGGTACGGACGCCGACTCGGTGCTGGCGGTCGACGACGTGCGTTTCGAGGTCGAAACCGGGTCGGTCGTCGGTCTGCTCGGCCCCAACGGTGCCGGGAAGACGACGCTCATCAAATCGGTGCTCGGGATGGTCGTTCCCGACGAGGGGTCGGTTCGGATAGCCGGTATCGACGTTGCCGAGCGACCGAAAGCGGCGTACGCGAACGTCGACGCGATGCTGGAGGGGGCACGCAACGACTACTGGCGGCTGACCGTCCGCGAAAACCTTCGATACTTCGCGACGGTGAGCGGCGTCGACCCCGATTCGGTTACCGACCGCCACGACCGCCTGCTCGAACGGCTCGACCTGACCGAGTGGGCCGACACGCCCGTCCGGAAGCTCTCGCGGGGCATGAAACAGAAAGTCTCGCTGGCGAGCGTGCTGGCCGGCGGTGCCGACGTCGTCTTTCTCGACGAACCGACGCTGGGTCTCGATGTCGAGAGTTCCCGAACCCTTCAGGGTGAGCTTCGACGGCTCGCCGAGGAGGAAGGGCTGACCGTCCTCATCAGCAGCCACGACATGGGCGTCATCGAAACGGTCTGTGACCGGGTGCTCGTCATGTCCGAGGGTCGTATCGTCGCCGACGACGCCGTCGACTCGCTGCTCCGCGGTGCCGAAAGCGGGACAGTCGCCATCGAGAGTTCCGATATCGACGGTGACGCGATAGCGGCCATCCGAGAGCGGTTCGACATCACCGACATCGAGGAGTTAGAGCGGGGAGCGCGAATCGAAGTCGTGGCGGCCGGCGACGACCTCTACGCGCTGATGGATGTGCTATCGGCCACTGGCGTGACGCCGGAGCGAATCCGGACGGTCGAACCCGACCTCGAAGACATCTTCGTCGGCCTGACCCGGGAGGAGAACCGATGACCGCAGACGAAGCCTCCGGGCCGCGGAAGGCAGGCTACTACCACCTCGCACGCGCCGTCCTCTACCGGGAATTCCTGCTGTTCGTCCGGTATCCAGCCAACGCCATCGGAGGTATCGTCATCTCGCTTTTCTTCTTCGGCGTCCTGTTCTACGGCGGGCGGATGCTCGCGGGACAGGCGCTCACCGACTCCATCGAAGGTATCATCGTCGGCTACTTCCTGTGGACGCTTTCGGTCGGAGCCTACTCGTCCATATCGAACGACATCGGCAGCGAGGTCCAGTGGGGGACGCTCGAACGCCACGTGATGACTCCGTTCGGATTCGCGCCCGTCGCTTTGCTGAAGGGCGCCGCCAAGGTGGTTCGGACGTTCCTCATCTCGTCGATTATCCTCGCGGCGATGTTGCTGATTACCGGTACCAGACTGGAGTTACACGTCGGTACCATCGTCGTCGTCGCGTCGCTCAGCATCCTCTCGGTGCTGGGGTTGGGCTTTGCGGCCGGTGGCATCACCGTCCTGTACAAACGAGTCGGCAACTGGCTGAACCTGCTTCAGTTCGGCTTCGTCGTGCTGATTTCGGCACCCGCCTTGGAGGTGCCGTGGCTGAAGGTGCTGCCGCTTGCACACGGAAGCGACCTCCTCCAGCGGGCGATGGTCGACGGCGTCCGACTCTGGGAGTTCCCGCCAGCCGACGTGGCGCTGTTGGTGGCGGTCGCTGTCGGGTATCTCGGTCTCGGCTACGCAGTTTTTCAGGCGTCGACGCGACGGGCACGCCGGCTGGGCGTTCTCGGTGACTACTGAGTGTCGTCGGGAGTGGAGTTCCCGAGCAGGGTACAAAGGTAAGTGCCTTTGTCGTGGATAGGGAGTATGGCCGAGGAGGACATCGACGACGTCGACAGAGCGATTCTGTACGCATTACAAGAAGACGCCCGAAATATGTCGTCCGGAGACATCGCAGAGCGGACCGGCACCTCGGACAGTACTGTCCGCAAGCGCATCCAGCGTCTGGAATCCGACGGCGTAATCAAAGGTTACAGCGCCAGCGTCGATTATCAGAAATCGGGCTACCCACTCAGAATGTTGCTCTACTGCACCGCTTCGATACCCGAACGCGGTGACCTCATCCCCGACATTCTGGAAATCGACGGCGTCATATCGGTCCAGGAGTTGGTCACCGGTGAACAGAACCTCCTCGTAACTGCTGTCGGCGAGTCGGACGATGACATCACGCCCGTGGCACAGGAACTCCTCGATATGGGGCTCACCGTTGCCGACGAGGTACTCGTGCGAACCCACCAGACGACGCCCTTCGGCAAGTTCGATTCCAATCGGACGGAAGACGACACCTAAACGAGGGCGCGTTTGATGTCCAGTTCGGTCGCACGCCGGGCGACTGCACGCACCGGGTCAACCGAGCCAGCTAGATTGTCCGAGTCACCGTCGAAGACGACGAGTGCTCCCGGTCGTCCGGGGGCGATGACGCCGCAGTCGAGACCGGCAATCTCGGCACCGGCCGAGGTAGCCATCCGTAACACCTCTCTGGCGGTCACGTCGAACCGTTTCGCAGTGTATGCCATCTCTCGGAGCATCGACGGGGGATTCAACATCACGTTGTCAGTCCCGAGTGCGACGGTCGTGTGGTCGAGTAGTTGCCGTATCGGCGGCTTCCCAACGTCGAGAACGGTGTTCGCGCGCGGACAGACCGCAATCGGAACCGACTGGTCTGCGACGCGTTCCAGATGCTCCCCTTCGGCGTGTACCATGTGGACGAGCAAGTTCGGCTCCAAATCGAGCGCCGGATGGATGTCGGTCGCGTCCGGTTCGCCGGCGTGAATCGCGAAGGGGCGGTCACGTTTCTCGCACGCAGCACGCTGTTCGGTGAAATCGTTGTCGTTCGCACCGGAGGCACCGTAGCCATCGGCAACGTCGAGGACGGATCGGTCGTCACTCCCGAAGATGAACGGGTCGATGTCGAGGGGCGCTGCTGCCTCGCGAAGCGCGCGTGCCCCGTCGGTTCCGAACTCCCGGAAATCGAGACAGGAGACGGTGCCGGTTCGCTGCATGAATCGGAGCGTACGCCGCATCGCCGACACGAGTTCGGAGCGGTCGGCCGCCTTCAGGCGTCGGTGTTTCAGGCTGTTGGGCGGTGCCACGGCCTCGTCGAGCGAGAGCCCGACAGCCGCTTCTTTCGCAACGGAATCCCCCAGATGCGTGTGGGCGTTGACGAACGCCGGACAGATGATGTCGGTCGAGGTCGTTTCTGTCTCCTCGATGTTCGCTATCCGACCGTCCTTGACGACGACACGTCCACGAATCGGTTCGAACGACTCCCCGACGAGGACGGTCCCAGTGAGCTCTTCCATGCCAGCACTCCGAATCTAGTACCGATATGGGTTTCTAAACGAAAGAAGCGAACGTTGCGGTAATAGAAGGCGGTGTAGGCGACCGATATGGGGCATGCGATTTCCCGACAGGCGGTCTCTGGTCGCCCTCGACGGTGTGACGGGACCGACGCCGGTTCTGGCGTGTCTCACCGAGGACACGGCTTCAGGTCGTGAATCTACTTACCTCCGCGATGGGAATTTAGCCGCAAATTCTGCAAAACCATAATGTTCTTTAATTACTGATTTGCGAACAGTTCGTGAATATAGATAGATTTAATAGTCAAACTGTTCTCTCTTGAGCCAGAGACGACCAGAATCTGATTCCGGGCACGTCCCGGATACCGAGAGAGGTCGTACGACGAGCTGAACGATGTCAGGACGCACCTCGAAACCGACGGTCGGAGCACTCCCGGACACGGCGGTGGAATCACCGTTCGTGCCCGTTGCACTAACGTGGCTCGTGTGGTCGCTGTTCGCTGCGAGTATCGCCGTCCTCATCGCCCGAATCCGGCTCGGCGGCGCCTGGGAGATTCCCGGCGTGGTCGCCATCGACGGTCTGACCGTTCTCATGTGGGTGGTGGTCACGTTCTTTAGCGGAATCGTTCACAGTTACTCGCGCCGCTACATGGCTGGTAGCGCCCACGAAACCGGCTTCTTCCTCGCCGTGTTCGGCTTCACGGCTGCCGTGATGGGCCTCGTCGCGGCCGACCACATCGCGCTGTTCTGGCTGCTCTGGCTGGCGATGGGCCTGCTGATGGCGAACCTCATCGGTACCGTCGACGGCTGGACGCAGGCACGGGCCGCCGCGAGCGTCGCCCGCAAGTACTTCCTCGCAAGCAGCGCGCTCCTCGGCGTCGCACTGACAGCGCTGTGGTGGACGACCGACGCGACGACGGCCTCCGGTATCGCCGCGGCCGCCGACAGCCTCGGCGGGCCGGTGTGGCTCGTCGCCGCGGCCGCACTCGTCTTCGCAGCGATGATTCAGTCCGCCCTCGTCCCGTTCCACGGCTGGCTGCTCTCCTCGATGACCGCCCCGACGCCCGCCTCGGCGCTGATGCACGCCGGGTTCGTCAACGCGGGCGGCATCCTGTTGACCCGTTTCGCACCGGTCGTCACCGTCGACACCACACTCATGCTCGGTATCGTGGCCGTCGGCGCGGCGAGTGCCCTGCTCGGAAAACTGCTCAAGGCCGTCCAGCCGGACGTCAAGAGCGAACTGGGCTGCTCGACGGTCGGACAGATGGGCTTTATGATTATGCAGGCTGGTCTCGGCTTCTTCGGCGCCGCCATCACCCACCTCATCCTGCACGGCTTCTACAAGGCGTATCACTTCCTCGGTTCGGGGGGGCAGGTCGAACACGCCAGCCCGACTGAGAGCGAACCCACCGGGATGAACGTCGCAGGCACAGCCGCCGTCCTGATGACCGGACTGGCAGGTGGTGCGTTGTTCGCTCTCCTCACGGGGAAGGGCACGAGCGTCGACAGCGGACTGCTGCTCGTGTTGTTCGTCGTGCTCACGACGCTGCATGCGGCCCGCAGCGCCGTCCAGCACACACCCCTGTCGGCGGCGGCTCGCTACGTCGCGGTCCCGCTGGTGTTCATTCCGGCCATCACCGTCTACGCACTCGTCTACCTGGCTATTTCGAGTGTCCTCTCCGGGCTTCCGCTCGTCTCGGCCCCGACCGAGCTGAGTGCGCTCCACGCGCTCGTCGCCGTCGTCTTCCTCGCGGTCTACGTCGCGATAGAGACCGGCGCCCACGAGCGAAGCCAGCGCCTCTACGTCGCGTTGTTGAACGCCAGCCAACCCGCTTCCAGTACCGTGCTAACCGCCACGGAGGACTACAATGAGTACTGAACACACTACCGAAGACAGCATCGACAAAGCAGCGACCACCGTCGGGTCGGTCTGGCCGATTCACTCCTTCGTGACGGCCAACCCACTCTCGGGCTTCGAGGACATGCCGTTCAGCGAGGCCGTCACCCAGGCTGGGGACCTCCTCGGCGGCCGCGGCTATCCAAGTCCGGAGACGTTCCAGACAGCCCTCGACAACGGGCAAATCGACCCCGAACTCCTCGATTCCGAACTGGCCGAACGCGGCTACGAGCAAGACCCCGAGACCCTACTGGAGCGCATGGAAACCAGCGTCGAGACGGAGCGTCCGAACACCGACGCCGAGCAGGTCGACCACGTGCTGACGAAGTGGCTGTCGGCGTTCCTCGATGAAGGGCAAGCGCAGTGGTCGATGCCGAACCGCGAGGACGGGTTCTACAGCGCCTTCCGGTCGGTGGCCGCATACGACGGCCAGATACCCGACGAGGAGGTCGTCGCCGACCTACCTGAGTCGCCACTCGAAGCCATCGAGACCGTGTTAGAACCGTACCCCGAGAGCCAATGGGTCCCCATCTTCGAGGAGCAGTTCGCCGCACTCCCTGGGTGGAGTGGCTTTATCAAACAACGCGTTGCCGACGACGGGGCGTGGCAGTCCACGTACCCCATCACGCTCGAGGGGTATCTCGCGGCCCGTCTCACGCTGCTGGAGGCCTTCGGCGCCGGTGTCGAGCCGTCGACCGGTCCCGACAGCGCCGACGATGAGGCGGCCGACGAACTCGCCGAAGCGTTCCTGAATGCGTGGGAGGCGAGTTACCGCAGCGAGGTCGTCGAGTCCGTCGCCTCCGAAAGCGAGGCCCTCGCCGACAGCGACCCCTTCGGCCGCCCGGACGCACAACTGGTGTTCTGTATCGATACGCGTTCGGAGATTATCCGCCGCCACATCGAAGACGCTGGCGACTACGAGACCCACGGCTACGCTGGCTTCTTCGGTATCCCGATGGAGTACCAGGGATACGATTCCGAAGTGTCGGTCGATGCCTGTCCCCCTATCCTCGATGCACAGCACCGCATCTCCGAGATTCCAACCGACAGGGACACACAGACGAGTCACGACCGCTGGTCGCGTCTCCGCGAGGCCACAGGCGAGGTAATCGAGACGCTGAAAACGAACCCCGCCACCGCCTTCGGCTTCGTCGAGAGCGCCGGCAGTGGGTACGGACTCGCGCTTGCGGCCCGGACGCTCGTTCCTGGCCGCGTCTACGACTTACTCGAAACCACCGACGATGCGGTGGCCGACGACCACGAGTTCTGTGAGCCAATCGTCCACCACCAGCACACCTACGCCGGTGACCTCCCAGTTGGACTGACTCACGAGGAGAAAGTCGAGTACGCCGCGTCCGCCTTCGAATTGATGGGTTGGGAGGAGTTCAGCCGCCTCGTCGTCTTCACCGGCCACGCCAGCGAGACGGCCAACAACCCCTATGACTCGAGTCTGGACTGTGGCGCCTGTGCCGGCAACCCCGGGGGCCCGAGTGCTCGCGTCCTCGCGACGATTTGTAACGACGCCGAAGTCAAGGCGGCGCTGCGCGAACGCGGCTTCGACATTCCCGACGACACCGTCTTCCTCGCCGGCGAACACAACACGACGACCGACGAAGTGGAACTGTTCGCCGACGGCGTGCCCGAAAGCCACGCGGACGACCTCGAGCAGTTGCGTGCAGACCTCGAAACTGCCCGCGAGAACGCGACCGCCGAGCGCGCCGAGTCGATGGGGGGCGACGACTCGAAGGGTGTCAGTGAGACGGAGCGCCGTGCCGCCGACTGGGCCGAAACGCGTCCCGAGTGGGGACTGGCCGGCAACGCCGGATTCGTCATCGGTCCCCGCGGTCTGACGAACGACCTTGACCTCGATGGCCGCGCCTTCCTCCACTCCTACGATTGGTCGACCGACCCCGACGGTGACGCACTCGAAGCGATTCTCACCGGCCCGATGGTCGTCACCCAGTGGATTAACACCCAGTACTACTTCTCGACGGTCGACAATTCGGCGTACGGCGGTGGGTCGAAGGTGACTCACAACCCAGTCGGAAACGTCGGCGTCTACCAGGGCAACGGCGGCGATTTGATGACCGGTCTTCCGCTCCAATCGGTGATGGCCGCCGACGACAAACCGTATCACCAGCCGCTTCGCCTCTCGACGGTCATCCACGCGCCGGTCGAGCGCGTCACCGGCGTCTTGGCCGCCCACGAGGAGTTGACCGAACTGCTTGACAACGACTGGCTCTCACTGACGGTCGTCGACCCGACGCAGAATCACCGCGCCTTCCACTACGAGGAGGATTTGGAGTGGACACCGGTGT contains:
- a CDS encoding ABC transporter substrate-binding protein — protein: MAPDSALRRRAVLASGLGALTATSGCVSELRSIAGREASEQLSLSISTLPASEDPYSVRIANRLATNLTRVGVDTSVSPMESSELFQNVLINLDFDIYVARYPAQGAPDELRSLLYSSYGEEAGWQNPFGFSDLEMDDILDQQRHLSGTDRAELVREIQREVVKKQPFTVVAFPDRIAGVRTDRYRGWPNGGIRRPTDYLPLVHTGETDRLHLLIRDPRVTENRNPIAVEYRDSGIVTGLLYEPLARTIDGEAIPWLAREVEWSDGDRLTATVTLRETPWHDGETVTANDVAFTYDFLADTSLGNSETAVPTPWRRGRLSLVESVRAKNDEEVHITFTASEIEPARRALEVPVLPEHIWRERSDTVDIAGIDIAGQTTEALVWTNESPVGSGPVQFSDASVDSYLTLDAFPQHFLHDGDATGIPERFADGVPFSRLRITVVPSDDAAVELLESNDADATVSGVTASVVPRIGRNDDIDLTVGRSETFHHVGYNCRRAPLSNPRFRRTVARLLDRGHIVRDAFEGYASPSETPLGEPWQPTELEWSGTASLPFLGEDGKLDVPAAREAFRDAGYQYDDSDRLVRRGAA
- a CDS encoding amidohydrolase family protein, with the translated sequence MEELTGTVLVGESFEPIRGRVVVKDGRIANIEETETTSTDIICPAFVNAHTHLGDSVAKEAAVGLSLDEAVAPPNSLKHRRLKAADRSELVSAMRRTLRFMQRTGTVSCLDFREFGTDGARALREAAAPLDIDPFIFGSDDRSVLDVADGYGASGANDNDFTEQRAACEKRDRPFAIHAGEPDATDIHPALDLEPNLLVHMVHAEGEHLERVADQSVPIAVCPRANTVLDVGKPPIRQLLDHTTVALGTDNVMLNPPSMLREMAYTAKRFDVTAREVLRMATSAGAEIAGLDCGVIAPGRPGALVVFDGDSDNLAGSVDPVRAVARRATELDIKRALV
- a CDS encoding proton-conducting transporter transmembrane domain-containing protein — translated: MSGRTSKPTVGALPDTAVESPFVPVALTWLVWSLFAASIAVLIARIRLGGAWEIPGVVAIDGLTVLMWVVVTFFSGIVHSYSRRYMAGSAHETGFFLAVFGFTAAVMGLVAADHIALFWLLWLAMGLLMANLIGTVDGWTQARAAASVARKYFLASSALLGVALTALWWTTDATTASGIAAAADSLGGPVWLVAAAALVFAAMIQSALVPFHGWLLSSMTAPTPASALMHAGFVNAGGILLTRFAPVVTVDTTLMLGIVAVGAASALLGKLLKAVQPDVKSELGCSTVGQMGFMIMQAGLGFFGAAITHLILHGFYKAYHFLGSGGQVEHASPTESEPTGMNVAGTAAVLMTGLAGGALFALLTGKGTSVDSGLLLVLFVVLTTLHAARSAVQHTPLSAAARYVAVPLVFIPAITVYALVYLAISSVLSGLPLVSAPTELSALHALVAVVFLAVYVAIETGAHERSQRLYVALLNASQPASSTVLTATEDYNEY
- a CDS encoding Lrp/AsnC family transcriptional regulator; translation: MAEEDIDDVDRAILYALQEDARNMSSGDIAERTGTSDSTVRKRIQRLESDGVIKGYSASVDYQKSGYPLRMLLYCTASIPERGDLIPDILEIDGVISVQELVTGEQNLLVTAVGESDDDITPVAQELLDMGLTVADEVLVRTHQTTPFGKFDSNRTEDDT
- the purL gene encoding phosphoribosylformylglycinamidine synthase subunit PurL, coding for MPLAPSDRELVVEELGRDPTPAEETLFENLWSEHCAYRSSRPLLSAFDSEGDQVVVGPGDDAAVVALPDPETGENSETYITMGIESHNHPSYVDPFDGAATGVGGIVRDTLSMGAYPIALADSLYFGDFDREHSRYLFEGVVEGISHYGNCIGVPTVTGSVAFHDDYEGNPLVNVACIGLTNEERLVTAEAQTPGNKLVLVGNATGRDGLGGASFASEDLAEDAETEDRPAVQVGDPYAEKRLIEANEELVDEGLLRAARDLGAAGLGGASSELVAKGGLGAHIDLEAVHQREPNMNALEILLAESQERMCYEVRPEDVDRVAEIAAKYDLGCSVIGEVTEGNYVCEFDGEVVVDVDADYLAEGAPMNDLPHVEPTQPERDLPDVDPTEAFEAIVASPNTASKEWVYRQYDHEVGTRTAMKPGDDAALMAIRENGTGLGFTSGADPNWTDTAPYEGARAIALENATNLAAKGTTPLAAVDCLNGGNPEKPDVYGGFQGIVDGLADMCSHLEVPVVGGNVSLYNDSPSGPIPPTPTLAMAGTKAGYDAPSSALDSEGTLLVVGGSDDRSLGGSELLAQFGGTDRFPAVPENAADAVAAIADVAEHDATHSTHDVSHGGLAVTLAEMVGEAGADVTLPEEKSPLEALFSEAVGRVVVETTDPESVRERFDGVAPVEKLGEATETGRLELTVGDFELDYAADAIADLRAVISRELA
- a CDS encoding ABC transporter ATP-binding protein: MTNRDGTDGERHRTADRNGQPQQSVDAAVAETEEFPTATEPKHGTSERAASRETAITVEGLTKRFGTDADSVLAVDDVRFEVETGSVVGLLGPNGAGKTTLIKSVLGMVVPDEGSVRIAGIDVAERPKAAYANVDAMLEGARNDYWRLTVRENLRYFATVSGVDPDSVTDRHDRLLERLDLTEWADTPVRKLSRGMKQKVSLASVLAGGADVVFLDEPTLGLDVESSRTLQGELRRLAEEEGLTVLISSHDMGVIETVCDRVLVMSEGRIVADDAVDSLLRGAESGTVAIESSDIDGDAIAAIRERFDITDIEELERGARIEVVAAGDDLYALMDVLSATGVTPERIRTVEPDLEDIFVGLTREENR
- a CDS encoding ABC transporter permease, giving the protein MTADEASGPRKAGYYHLARAVLYREFLLFVRYPANAIGGIVISLFFFGVLFYGGRMLAGQALTDSIEGIIVGYFLWTLSVGAYSSISNDIGSEVQWGTLERHVMTPFGFAPVALLKGAAKVVRTFLISSIILAAMLLITGTRLELHVGTIVVVASLSILSVLGLGFAAGGITVLYKRVGNWLNLLQFGFVVLISAPALEVPWLKVLPLAHGSDLLQRAMVDGVRLWEFPPADVALLVAVAVGYLGLGYAVFQASTRRARRLGVLGDY
- a CDS encoding phosphatase PAP2 family protein, producing the protein MLGIVLTQLLLVVTLLLAAGAALFIGRDRLQQTRTEYRTRLTSISPYMGLLGIVLVANKVARDIGPDISWVIGWNITPYIHELDGLLLAPFYRGQAPQVVVWLQSMATPELTLYFTSIYVYGYVFLLAFPVVAYFALPDPRPLRRTIVAYGANYVIGVTCYIVFIAYGPRNLLSESVEGLMFSHHSQYQFLTTAINSETNVFPSLHTSMAVTALVLAWTTHDEYPRWTPVAALLASSVVVATMYLGIHWATDVIFGILLGVVSVKIGQRMEENPPEFVRLRRWSRSLQNLMPTRAK